One genomic window of Candidatus Nitrospira inopinata includes the following:
- the ftsW gene encoding putative lipid II flippase FtsW: protein MSHKTSGTLPLPWTSSGSRSAKRVAMDHTLLAVTIVLTLVGLVMVFSASTVVAGSRFHDAGYFLKRQIAWLAIGLLLMHVVSRLDYVWWKRLAVPLLGLTAVLLAMVLIPSIGVVAKGARRWLQAGPIMVQPAEMAKLTLVIYLAAYLARKEDRITGFFAGLVPALVVFGGLGGLVLLERDLGTVVVMGLTVMGLFFLAGAKLSHLLLLGMGGIAAVAALVLQSGFRLQRVLVFLAPWKDPTNTGFQITQSFLAFGHGGLFGVGLGEGKQKLFFLPEAHTDFVLALVGEELGLIGTGLIITLFALFVVRGFQISVRARMPFGRYLGMGITLLIGVQVLINACVVTGLLPTKGLTLPFVSYGGSSLVTCMTGVGILLNISRDRQAGREDTGRRRGGSKRR from the coding sequence ATGTCGCACAAAACTTCGGGGACGCTGCCGTTGCCCTGGACTTCTTCCGGATCGCGTTCGGCCAAGCGGGTGGCGATGGACCATACCTTGCTGGCCGTCACGATCGTTCTGACTCTTGTCGGGCTGGTGATGGTCTTCAGCGCGAGCACCGTCGTGGCCGGGAGTCGGTTTCACGACGCGGGATATTTTCTCAAACGGCAGATCGCCTGGTTGGCGATCGGTCTTCTGCTGATGCACGTGGTGTCCCGCCTCGACTACGTCTGGTGGAAGAGGCTGGCCGTTCCCCTGCTCGGTCTGACGGCGGTTCTCTTGGCGATGGTCTTGATTCCGTCGATCGGCGTCGTCGCCAAGGGAGCCAGGCGATGGTTGCAGGCGGGACCGATCATGGTCCAGCCGGCGGAAATGGCCAAGCTGACGCTGGTGATCTACCTTGCCGCATATTTGGCCAGGAAAGAAGACCGGATCACCGGGTTCTTTGCGGGCCTCGTTCCGGCGTTGGTCGTGTTCGGTGGGCTGGGGGGCTTGGTGCTGTTGGAGCGGGACTTGGGCACGGTGGTGGTCATGGGCCTGACGGTCATGGGGCTTTTTTTCTTGGCGGGAGCGAAGCTGTCGCATCTTCTGTTGTTAGGAATGGGGGGCATCGCGGCCGTTGCGGCGCTGGTGCTTCAGTCCGGCTTTCGCCTTCAACGAGTGCTGGTCTTCCTGGCGCCTTGGAAGGATCCGACAAATACGGGGTTTCAGATCACACAGTCCTTTCTGGCCTTCGGGCACGGAGGGCTGTTCGGCGTGGGGTTGGGGGAAGGGAAACAGAAATTGTTTTTTCTGCCGGAGGCCCATACGGATTTCGTGCTGGCGTTGGTGGGCGAGGAATTGGGATTGATCGGTACGGGGCTCATCATCACGCTCTTCGCCCTGTTCGTCGTCCGTGGGTTTCAGATCTCGGTTCGGGCGAGGATGCCGTTCGGCCGGTACCTGGGGATGGGCATTACGCTGCTCATCGGCGTTCAGGTCTTGATCAACGCCTGCGTGGTGACGGGGTTGTTGCCGACCAAAGGACTGACTCTCCCGTTCGTCAGTTACGGGGGCTCGTCGTTGGTGACCTGTATGACGGGGGTCGGAATTCTGCTGAACATCTCGCGCGATCGTCAGGCCGGGCGGGAAGACACGGGACGGAGAAGAGGAGGCTCGAAACGCCGATGA
- the mraY gene encoding phospho-N-acetylmuramoyl-pentapeptide-transferase: protein MLYNWLYPLHTEFSFLNVFRYQSFRIIYAAVTAFLIAFVLAPPMIRKLQEIKLGQQVREDGPKRHLAKSGTPTMGGILIIFAVMLSTLLWADISRPVIWLVLAATFGFFVIGFADDYLKFVKARSKGLSASQKFAAQVCIALGIALTLYLLPNYSTKLSVPFFKNFMPDLGWFYVVFAVLVIVGSSNAVNLTDGLDGLAVGPIMIAALAYTVVAYVTGHRLMSEYLLIPHIEGAGELAVFTASILGASLGFLWYNTYPASVFMGDVGSLPLGAALGTVAVITKHELLLLLVGGVFVIEAVSVIFQVLSYKSRGKRIFLMAPIHHHFEMKGWEEPKVVVRLWIIAILLALLSLSTLKLR from the coding sequence ATGCTCTATAACTGGCTCTATCCGCTCCATACGGAATTTTCGTTTCTGAACGTGTTTCGGTATCAGAGCTTTCGGATCATTTACGCCGCCGTGACGGCGTTTCTGATCGCGTTCGTTCTGGCCCCTCCCATGATTCGCAAGCTGCAAGAAATCAAGTTGGGACAACAGGTGCGGGAGGACGGGCCGAAGCGGCACCTGGCCAAGAGCGGAACGCCGACGATGGGGGGAATTCTGATCATCTTCGCCGTCATGCTGTCGACGCTGCTGTGGGCCGACATCTCCCGACCCGTCATCTGGCTGGTCCTCGCGGCCACCTTCGGTTTCTTCGTCATCGGGTTTGCGGACGACTACCTCAAGTTCGTGAAAGCCCGTTCGAAGGGGTTGTCGGCGTCGCAAAAATTTGCGGCGCAAGTCTGTATCGCCCTGGGTATCGCGCTCACGCTGTATTTACTGCCCAATTACAGCACCAAGCTGAGCGTGCCGTTTTTTAAAAACTTTATGCCGGATCTGGGATGGTTCTACGTCGTCTTCGCCGTGCTTGTCATCGTGGGCAGCTCCAATGCCGTCAACCTGACCGACGGGTTGGACGGGCTGGCGGTCGGCCCCATCATGATCGCGGCCTTGGCCTACACCGTGGTCGCCTACGTGACCGGACACCGGTTGATGTCGGAGTACCTGTTGATCCCTCATATCGAGGGAGCGGGGGAATTGGCCGTTTTCACGGCGTCGATCCTGGGGGCCAGCTTGGGATTCCTTTGGTACAACACCTACCCGGCGTCCGTGTTCATGGGAGACGTGGGCTCGCTGCCCCTCGGCGCCGCGTTGGGGACGGTGGCGGTCATCACCAAGCACGAGTTGCTGCTGCTCTTGGTCGGCGGGGTCTTCGTGATCGAAGCGGTGTCGGTCATTTTTCAAGTGCTCTCCTACAAGTCCAGGGGGAAGCGCATTTTTCTGATGGCTCCGATTCACCATCATTTTGAAATGAAGGGATGGGAAGAACCCAAGGTGGTGGTGCGTCTGTGGATTATCGCCATTCTCTTGGCGCTGCTGAGCCTGAGCACGTTGAAGCTGCGGTAA
- the murC gene encoding UDP-N-acetylmuramate--L-alanine ligase has product MARFRKTQHIHLVGIGGAGMSGIAEVLLTMGYTVTGSDLQVSETTKRLEELGGKVFIGHHESNVGAAQVVVVSSAVTSTNPEVQAAKSRQIPVIPRAEMLAELMRLKFGIAIAGAHGKTTTTSMVANVLAQGGLDPTMVIGGKVNALGSHARLGRSDLLVAEADESDGSFLRLSPTIVAVTNLDREHLDHYGSMERLADSFVEFINKVPFYGSAVLCADDERLRSLLPRVVKRYYTYGLGEREGVVPDFRATDVSLKQWGSEFRAYFRGTNLGPFRLVVPGIHNVSNALAAIAIGIELEVPVDLIRKGLAAFSGVERRFHLRGEAGGVTVVDDYGHHPTEIRATLAAAKQGWNRRVVVLFQPHRYSRTRDCFEEFLHAFDQADLLFMTEVYAAGEQPIPGTSGRNLAEAVAAAGHPSVVFVERKDLLPEQVVPHLRQGDMVLTLGAGDIWKAGTEILARLAVAP; this is encoded by the coding sequence ATGGCAAGGTTTCGAAAGACCCAGCACATCCATCTCGTCGGGATCGGCGGCGCCGGGATGAGCGGCATCGCCGAGGTTCTCCTGACCATGGGATACACGGTGACCGGTTCAGATTTGCAGGTGTCCGAGACAACGAAACGGCTGGAAGAACTCGGCGGAAAGGTTTTTATCGGGCATCACGAGTCGAACGTGGGGGCCGCCCAGGTCGTGGTGGTGTCTTCCGCCGTGACATCGACGAATCCGGAGGTCCAGGCGGCGAAGAGCAGGCAGATCCCGGTCATTCCGCGGGCCGAAATGCTCGCGGAGCTGATGCGCCTGAAGTTCGGCATCGCGATCGCGGGAGCCCATGGGAAGACGACGACGACCTCGATGGTGGCGAACGTGCTGGCCCAGGGGGGACTTGATCCGACGATGGTGATCGGCGGCAAGGTCAACGCGTTGGGCAGTCACGCCAGACTCGGCCGAAGCGATCTGTTGGTGGCCGAGGCGGACGAAAGCGACGGGTCGTTTCTCCGTCTTTCGCCGACCATCGTCGCGGTCACCAATCTCGATCGCGAACATCTCGACCACTACGGGTCGATGGAGCGTCTCGCCGACAGTTTCGTGGAATTCATCAACAAGGTGCCGTTCTACGGGTCGGCGGTCTTATGCGCCGACGACGAGCGGCTTCGCTCGTTGTTGCCCCGTGTCGTCAAACGTTACTACACCTACGGTCTTGGAGAGCGCGAGGGCGTCGTGCCCGATTTTCGGGCGACGGACGTCTCGCTCAAGCAATGGGGGTCGGAATTCCGGGCCTATTTTCGAGGAACGAACCTCGGTCCCTTCAGGCTGGTCGTGCCGGGCATCCACAACGTCTCGAACGCGTTGGCGGCGATCGCCATCGGGATCGAATTGGAAGTTCCCGTCGATCTCATCCGCAAAGGGCTCGCGGCGTTCAGCGGCGTCGAGCGGCGGTTTCATCTCCGCGGCGAGGCCGGCGGCGTCACGGTCGTCGATGATTACGGGCACCATCCCACGGAAATTCGAGCGACTTTGGCGGCCGCGAAACAGGGATGGAATCGGCGAGTGGTCGTGCTCTTTCAGCCCCATCGGTATTCCCGCACGCGCGACTGTTTCGAAGAGTTTCTCCATGCGTTTGATCAGGCCGATCTCTTGTTCATGACGGAGGTCTACGCGGCCGGCGAGCAACCGATACCGGGGACGTCGGGCAGGAATTTGGCCGAGGCCGTCGCGGCCGCCGGTCATCCGTCGGTGGTCTTTGTAGAGAGAAAAGACCTGTTGCCGGAGCAGGTCGTGCCGCACCTCCGGCAAGGCGACATGGTCCTGACGCTCGGCGCCGGAGATATTTGGAAAGCGGGGACGGAGATCCTGGCGCGATTGGCCGTGGCGCCCTAG
- the murD gene encoding UDP-N-acetylmuramoyl-L-alanine--D-glutamate ligase: MVAPERLNVRGVRVTVVGLARSGVAAARLLEEAGALVTVADRKDRAELRQSLERLDRSAVTVAAGPDYESAIDAAELVVISPGVPYRAGALERARRRGVKVLSELELASRFLSAPLLAVTGTNGKSTTVTLIGKMLQASGKRVFVGGNLGVPLSEAASRALRADRADAGSGPFDALVVEVSSFQLETVERFHPRIAAILNVTVDHQDRYDSLDEYIAAKARIFENQTSDDDALFNLDDPLVAPLRRQAKARVLGFTKQGVLPSDVEGGAYLDGERVTAVIDGRVQEVCHRGEITIIGPHNVENAMAASVFALLCGCPVEAVRSVLREFPGLEHALEVVRDRRGVRFINDSKGTNVDATLKALESIDRPIWLIAGGRDKGGDFSRLLPAVRQRVKRLVLIGEAAPLIADAVRGYESIERAGTLREAVEIAASGATAGDVVLLSPACASFDMFADYQDRGRQFKSLVCALPE; encoded by the coding sequence ATGGTCGCGCCGGAGAGACTGAACGTCAGAGGAGTCAGGGTCACGGTCGTGGGGTTGGCTCGAAGCGGGGTGGCCGCCGCCCGATTGCTGGAAGAGGCCGGCGCTCTGGTGACGGTGGCGGATCGAAAGGATCGGGCCGAATTGCGGCAGAGCCTTGAACGGCTTGATCGGTCCGCGGTTACCGTCGCGGCGGGACCGGACTATGAGTCGGCGATCGATGCCGCCGAGCTGGTGGTCATCAGTCCGGGCGTGCCGTACCGGGCGGGGGCGTTGGAACGGGCGCGCCGGCGGGGAGTCAAAGTGTTGAGCGAGCTCGAACTGGCCTCCCGGTTTCTGTCCGCTCCGCTGTTGGCCGTCACCGGCACCAACGGCAAGAGCACCACCGTGACGTTGATCGGCAAGATGTTGCAGGCAAGCGGCAAGCGCGTGTTCGTCGGAGGAAATTTGGGCGTTCCGCTCAGCGAAGCGGCGAGCCGGGCGCTCCGTGCCGATCGAGCCGATGCGGGATCCGGTCCGTTCGACGCGCTGGTCGTGGAAGTGTCCAGCTTCCAGTTGGAAACCGTGGAGCGGTTTCATCCGCGAATCGCCGCGATCTTGAACGTGACCGTCGATCATCAGGACCGATACGACTCGCTGGATGAGTACATCGCGGCCAAGGCCAGGATTTTCGAGAATCAAACGTCCGACGACGACGCCCTCTTTAACCTTGACGATCCGCTGGTTGCGCCGCTCAGGCGGCAGGCGAAGGCCCGCGTCCTGGGGTTCACGAAGCAAGGGGTGTTGCCGTCCGACGTTGAAGGAGGCGCCTATCTGGACGGTGAGCGCGTGACGGCGGTGATCGATGGACGGGTTCAGGAGGTCTGTCATCGCGGGGAGATCACGATCATCGGGCCGCACAACGTGGAGAACGCGATGGCCGCGTCCGTGTTTGCGTTGCTGTGCGGGTGTCCCGTCGAGGCGGTTCGATCGGTTCTGCGGGAATTCCCCGGCCTTGAACACGCGCTGGAAGTCGTTCGCGACCGGCGGGGGGTCCGATTCATCAATGACTCGAAGGGCACCAACGTGGACGCCACGCTCAAGGCCTTGGAAAGCATCGATCGGCCGATCTGGCTCATTGCCGGCGGGCGGGACAAGGGAGGGGATTTCTCTCGCCTGCTTCCAGCCGTCCGCCAACGGGTGAAGCGGCTGGTGCTGATCGGAGAGGCCGCGCCGCTCATCGCCGACGCCGTGCGCGGGTATGAATCGATCGAGCGGGCCGGCACGCTCCGCGAAGCGGTGGAGATCGCCGCCTCCGGCGCGACGGCCGGCGACGTGGTGTTGCTGTCGCCGGCTTGTGCGAGCTTCGACATGTTTGCCGATTATCAGGACAGGGGGCGCCAATTCAAATCGTTGGTGTGCGCCTTGCCCGAATAG
- the murG gene encoding undecaprenyldiphospho-muramoylpentapeptide beta-N-acetylglucosaminyltransferase, producing the protein MTVVIAAGGTGGHLYPAVALAREFLRRDATNKILFIGTKRGIEAKVLAHEGFELAFITAKPVMGKGPFEVLKGLLSLPIGLWQARAILKRRGADLVIGVGGYTSPAVLAAALLRGTPRVIVEPNAYPGMANKVVAPFAQRIFLAFESAAQGFDRRKVRVTGTPIRREFVSQDDRSSDAPALHSPPRLLIFGGSQGARAINNAVLEGVSSLVKRVPDVVITHQTGETDYQRVRDGYDRLGVRAEVAPFLYDMPKVLRNADLVVARAGAMTIAELTACGKPAILIPLPTAIYDHQMKNARAMEAAGGAIVVPQAELTGSRLSDSIVDVLSDQGRLGAMSAKSRAMRRIDAGEEIVRECYELAGRAEDGDGAV; encoded by the coding sequence ATGACCGTTGTGATCGCCGCGGGAGGAACCGGAGGCCATTTGTATCCGGCCGTGGCGCTGGCCCGCGAATTTCTCCGCCGCGATGCCACGAACAAGATCCTGTTCATCGGAACGAAACGCGGCATTGAAGCCAAGGTGTTGGCCCATGAAGGGTTCGAGCTGGCGTTCATTACGGCGAAACCGGTGATGGGAAAGGGGCCGTTCGAGGTTCTGAAGGGATTACTATCCCTTCCGATCGGCTTGTGGCAAGCCCGCGCCATTTTGAAACGGCGCGGGGCTGATCTCGTGATCGGAGTCGGAGGCTACACCAGTCCGGCCGTGCTGGCGGCCGCTCTCTTGCGGGGAACCCCGCGTGTCATCGTGGAGCCGAACGCCTATCCCGGCATGGCGAACAAGGTCGTCGCTCCGTTCGCGCAGCGGATTTTTCTGGCATTCGAGTCGGCGGCTCAGGGGTTCGACCGCCGAAAGGTTCGGGTGACCGGCACGCCGATTCGACGGGAATTTGTGTCCCAGGACGATCGGTCTTCCGATGCCCCCGCCCTCCACTCGCCGCCTCGTCTCTTGATTTTCGGCGGAAGTCAGGGGGCCAGGGCGATCAACAACGCGGTTCTGGAAGGGGTGTCGTCTCTGGTCAAGCGGGTTCCCGACGTCGTCATCACGCATCAGACGGGAGAGACGGATTATCAACGGGTGAGGGACGGCTACGACCGGCTCGGCGTGCGCGCGGAGGTGGCGCCGTTTCTGTACGACATGCCGAAGGTCTTACGGAACGCCGATCTTGTGGTGGCCAGGGCCGGCGCCATGACGATTGCGGAGCTGACGGCCTGCGGGAAACCGGCGATTCTCATCCCGCTTCCGACGGCCATTTATGACCACCAGATGAAAAACGCGCGGGCGATGGAGGCCGCCGGGGGAGCGATCGTCGTTCCGCAGGCGGAGTTGACCGGGTCTCGATTGAGCGACTCGATCGTTGACGTTCTGTCCGACCAGGGACGGCTTGGGGCCATGAGCGCCAAGAGCCGGGCCATGAGGCGGATCGACGCCGGCGAGGAGATCGTGCGCGAATGTTACGAGCTGGCGGGGAGGGCAGAGGATGGCGACGGGGCTGTTTGA
- a CDS encoding UDP-N-acetylmuramoyl-tripeptide--D-alanyl-D-alanine ligase, which translates to MKEKSASEGRKIPMPLFTVEELREVISTKVLSGERLGWLKRPVRRVHLDSRSIRLGDLFVAIRGDRFDGHDFVGEAVSRGAMGAIVHDSFDGASLMKKMGRNGRTPLILGVRDPLFAYQQLAAHHRGRFDVPVVAVTGSNGKTTTKEMVAAVLARRWRVLKTEGNLNNRIGVPRTLFRLDGRHEAAVIEMGVDRVGQTTRLCEIARPTIGIVTNVGPDHLEFFGNMEGSAQAKAELLDLLAENGAAVLNADDPYFEYLASRARCRVVSFGLSPKADVWATDIKPDRRNGTVFNLTLPGKIRHTTVRLHVQGEHNVMNALAAAAVGCELGLSGGLIAKGLSRFRPAAMRSQIVVSRGVTIINDCYNANPASMKAAVRLLAQRGSGRTTIAVLGEMLELGADAASMHEEIGAFVAEQGIHRLVACGALGRHVAAGAERGGLDRSRIVLVSDAVRAGEAVKAVAKSGDVVLVKGSRGMKLERAIEALQGVGSETRKAS; encoded by the coding sequence GTGAAAGAGAAATCCGCGTCGGAGGGACGCAAGATTCCCATGCCCCTGTTTACCGTTGAAGAACTGAGGGAAGTGATCAGCACCAAGGTCTTGTCGGGCGAGCGGCTCGGTTGGCTCAAACGGCCCGTTCGGCGAGTGCATTTGGACAGCCGATCCATTCGACTGGGCGATTTGTTCGTGGCGATCAGAGGCGATCGGTTCGACGGTCATGATTTCGTCGGGGAGGCGGTCTCCCGCGGAGCGATGGGCGCCATCGTTCATGACTCTTTTGACGGCGCGTCGTTGATGAAGAAGATGGGGCGGAACGGACGAACGCCGCTCATCCTGGGCGTTCGCGACCCATTGTTCGCGTATCAGCAGCTCGCCGCCCATCATCGCGGCCGGTTCGACGTTCCGGTGGTGGCGGTGACGGGAAGCAACGGCAAAACCACGACCAAGGAAATGGTGGCCGCCGTGTTGGCGAGGCGCTGGAGGGTGCTGAAAACCGAAGGCAACCTGAACAATCGGATCGGCGTTCCCCGGACGTTGTTCCGCCTTGACGGCAGGCACGAGGCGGCCGTGATCGAGATGGGGGTCGATCGTGTCGGTCAGACGACGAGGCTCTGCGAGATCGCCAGGCCGACCATCGGCATCGTGACCAACGTCGGCCCCGATCATTTGGAATTCTTCGGGAACATGGAGGGATCGGCTCAGGCGAAGGCCGAACTGCTCGATCTGCTCGCGGAAAACGGCGCGGCCGTCTTGAACGCCGACGATCCCTATTTCGAGTATCTGGCGTCGAGGGCCCGGTGCCGCGTCGTGTCGTTCGGATTGTCTCCGAAAGCCGACGTGTGGGCGACCGACATCAAACCCGACCGGCGCAACGGAACGGTTTTCAACCTGACGCTGCCCGGGAAAATCCGACACACGACGGTGCGATTGCACGTCCAAGGGGAGCACAACGTCATGAACGCCCTGGCCGCCGCGGCGGTCGGCTGCGAGCTGGGTCTTTCCGGAGGCCTGATCGCCAAAGGGCTCTCCCGTTTCAGACCGGCGGCCATGCGGTCGCAAATCGTCGTGAGCCGCGGCGTCACGATCATCAACGATTGTTACAACGCCAACCCGGCCTCGATGAAAGCGGCGGTGCGGCTGTTGGCGCAACGGGGGAGCGGACGAACGACGATCGCCGTCCTCGGCGAGATGCTGGAGCTGGGGGCCGACGCCGCCTCGATGCACGAGGAGATCGGAGCGTTCGTAGCGGAACAGGGAATTCACCGATTGGTGGCGTGCGGGGCGTTGGGAAGGCACGTCGCGGCCGGAGCGGAGCGCGGCGGTTTGGATCGATCGAGAATCGTCCTTGTTTCCGACGCGGTTCGCGCGGGGGAGGCCGTCAAGGCCGTCGCGAAATCGGGGGACGTGGTGCTGGTCAAGGGGTCGCGCGGGATGAAATTGGAGCGGGCGATCGAGGCGCTGCAAGGGGTCGGAAGCGAGACCCGAAAGGCTTCATAA
- a CDS encoding UDP-N-acetylmuramoyl-L-alanyl-D-glutamate--2,6-diaminopimelate ligase, with protein MTFAELLRALEGRVEIIDRGGDHGVTVVAVTDDSRSVRPGSAFVAVKGERVDGHEYVPAAAKAGAIALVLERPPWDRSIPFALVADSKKSLGFLASRFYGEPSSTMRMIGVTGTNGKTTTTYLCQAMLETMGLRVGLIGTVAYRIGGQTVPASQTTPGALELQQLLAKMVADRCAAVVMEVSSHALAQDRTAGCEYDVAVFSNLTQDHLDFHKTMEAYFQAKLRLFTGLTGTGKSNKRAIVNVDDPAGVRIARLCPAPVWTYGIREKADVRADNVRLSIGGATFTAVTPAGSFPVESHLVGEHNVYNLLAAIGVALHEGATPDQIREAAARVTNVPGRFERVMAGQPFTVVVDYAHTEDALIRLLTAAQAVKTGCIITVFGCGGDRDRGKRPKMGKAAVRHSDVVILTSDNPRTEDPLSILGEVEAGVIEALKERPEVQYQKVADRRAAIETAVGLARPGDMVVIAGKGHEDYQIIGTQKFHFDDREVAREAIERIKRCA; from the coding sequence ATGACCTTTGCGGAACTCCTTCGGGCGCTTGAAGGGCGGGTCGAGATCATCGACCGAGGGGGAGATCATGGCGTGACCGTCGTCGCCGTCACGGACGATTCTCGATCCGTTCGGCCCGGGAGCGCATTCGTGGCCGTGAAGGGCGAACGGGTGGACGGCCATGAATATGTTCCCGCGGCGGCGAAGGCCGGCGCGATCGCGTTGGTGCTGGAGCGGCCGCCCTGGGACCGCTCGATTCCCTTCGCGCTGGTGGCGGATTCAAAAAAGTCGCTCGGGTTTCTCGCAAGCCGATTCTACGGGGAACCGTCGTCCACGATGCGCATGATCGGCGTGACCGGCACGAACGGCAAGACGACCACGACCTACCTGTGCCAGGCCATGCTGGAAACGATGGGGCTCCGGGTCGGTTTGATCGGCACCGTGGCCTACCGGATCGGGGGGCAGACGGTTCCGGCTTCGCAGACCACGCCCGGCGCGCTGGAGTTGCAACAGTTGCTGGCCAAGATGGTTGCGGATCGTTGCGCGGCGGTCGTGATGGAGGTGTCCTCCCACGCCCTGGCCCAGGACCGCACCGCCGGCTGCGAATACGACGTCGCCGTGTTTTCGAACCTGACGCAGGACCATCTCGATTTTCACAAGACGATGGAAGCGTATTTTCAGGCGAAATTGCGGCTGTTTACCGGTCTGACGGGGACGGGCAAATCGAACAAGCGGGCCATTGTGAACGTCGATGACCCGGCCGGGGTGCGGATCGCGCGGCTGTGCCCCGCACCGGTTTGGACCTACGGGATCAGAGAAAAGGCCGATGTGCGGGCGGACAACGTTCGGCTGTCGATAGGAGGCGCCACCTTCACGGCCGTGACGCCGGCCGGATCGTTTCCCGTCGAGAGTCACCTTGTTGGCGAGCACAATGTCTATAACCTGCTGGCCGCGATCGGGGTCGCGCTGCATGAAGGCGCCACGCCCGATCAGATACGGGAGGCGGCGGCGCGCGTGACCAACGTGCCAGGACGATTCGAGCGCGTGATGGCTGGGCAGCCGTTTACGGTGGTGGTCGATTACGCCCACACGGAGGACGCCTTGATCCGGTTGTTGACCGCCGCGCAGGCCGTCAAGACCGGTTGCATCATCACGGTCTTTGGATGCGGAGGAGATCGTGATCGGGGGAAGAGACCCAAGATGGGGAAAGCGGCCGTGCGACACAGCGACGTCGTGATTTTGACCTCGGATAATCCAAGAACCGAAGATCCCCTGTCGATCCTCGGCGAAGTGGAGGCCGGCGTCATCGAGGCGTTAAAGGAACGTCCCGAGGTTCAGTATCAAAAAGTCGCCGATCGGCGAGCGGCGATCGAGACGGCCGTCGGCCTGGCCCGTCCCGGTGACATGGTGGTGATCGCCGGCAAAGGGCATGAAGACTACCAGATCATCGGGACGCAAAAATTTCATTTCGACGATCGCGAGGTGGCGCGCGAGGCCATCGAGCGGATCAAACGTTGTGCGTGA